The Streptomyces sp. JB150 genomic interval CGGTTCTTGCCGTTGATCCGCATGGCGTCCGAACCGCAGATGCCGTGGGCGCAGGAGCGGCGGAAGGTGAGCGTGCCGTCCAGGTCCCACTTGATCTTGTGCAGGCCGTCGAGGACGCGCTCCTTGGGGTCGATCTCCAGCTGGAAGTCTTCCCAGGTCGCCTCCGCCGAGACCTCCGGGTTGAACCGGCGGACCCGGAAGGTGACGGTGATGTAGGGGGAGGCGGCGGAGGCCGCTTCCGCCTTGTCCAGGACAGGGGTAGCCATCAGTACTTACGCTCCATCGGCTGGTAGCGGGTCTGGACGACCGGCTTGTAGTCGAGACGGACGGTTTCCGACCCGTCGGCGCCGACCTCGCGGTACGCCATGGTGTGGCGCATGAAGTTGACGTCGTCGCGGTTCGGGTAGTCCTCGCGGTAGTGGCCGCCGCGGGACTCCTTGCGGGCCAGGGCGGAGACCGCCATGACCTCGGCCAGATCGAGCAGGTTGCCCAGCTCGATGGCCTCCAGCAGGTCCGTGTTGAACCGCTTGCCCTTGTCCTGGATCGCCACGTTCTTGTAGCGCTCCTTGAGCTCGGCGATCTTCTCGACTGCCGTCTTGATCGTCTGCTCGGTGCGGAACACCATGACGTTGGCGTCCATGGTCTCCTGCAGCTCACGGCGCAGGGTGGAGACCCGCTCGTTGCCGGTGGAGGTGCGCAGCCGCTCGATCTGCTCGACGACGAACGCCTCCGGGTTCTCCGGCAGCTCGACGAAGTCCGCCTTCTGGGAGTACTCGGCGGCGGCGATGCCCGCCCGCTTGCCGAACACGTTGATGTCCAGCAGCGAGTTGGTGCCCAGGCGGTTGGCGCCGTGCACCGACACGCAGGCGACCTCGCCGGCGGCGTACAGACCCGGCACGACGGTGGTGTTGTCGGCCAGCACCTCGCCCTGGACGTTGGTCGGGATGCCGCCCATGGCGTAGTGCGCGGTGGGCTGGATCGGGATCGGGTCCGTGTACGGCTCGATGCCGAGGTACGTACGGGCGAACTCGGTGATGTCCGGGAGCTTGGCGTCCAGCTGCTCCGGCGGCAGGTGGGTGAGGTCCAGGTAGACGTGGTCGCCCTCGGGACCGCAGCCGCGGCCCTCCCGGATCTCGGTGTAGATGGAGCGGGAGACGACGTCACGGGACGCGAGGTCCTTCATGACCGGCGCGTACTTCTCCATGAAGCGCTCGCCGTCCTTGTTGCGCAGGATGCCGCCCTCACCGCGGGCACCCTCCGTCAGCAGGATGCCCATGCGCCAGATGCCGGTCGGGTGGAACTGGAAGAACTCCATGTCCTCCAGCGGGATGCCCCGCCGGTACACGGCGGCCTGGCCGTCACCGGTCAGCGTGTGCGCGTTGGACGTCACCTTGAAGAACTTGCCGCAGCCGCCGGAGGCGTAGATCACGGCCTTCGCCTGGAAGACGTGGA includes:
- the sdhA gene encoding succinate dehydrogenase flavoprotein subunit, producing the protein MKIHKYDTVIVGAGGAGMRAAIESTKRSRTAVLTKLYPTRSHTGAAQGGMAAALANVEEDNWEWHTFDTVKGGDYLVDQDAAEILAKEAIDSVLDLEKMGLPFNRTPNGTIDQRRFGGHSRNHGEAPVRRSCYAADRTGHMILQTLYQNCVKHGVEFFNEFYVLDQLITEENGVKRSAGVVAYELATGEIHVFQAKAVIYASGGCGKFFKVTSNAHTLTGDGQAAVYRRGIPLEDMEFFQFHPTGIWRMGILLTEGARGEGGILRNKDGERFMEKYAPVMKDLASRDVVSRSIYTEIREGRGCGPEGDHVYLDLTHLPPEQLDAKLPDITEFARTYLGIEPYTDPIPIQPTAHYAMGGIPTNVQGEVLADNTTVVPGLYAAGEVACVSVHGANRLGTNSLLDINVFGKRAGIAAAEYSQKADFVELPENPEAFVVEQIERLRTSTGNERVSTLRRELQETMDANVMVFRTEQTIKTAVEKIAELKERYKNVAIQDKGKRFNTDLLEAIELGNLLDLAEVMAVSALARKESRGGHYREDYPNRDDVNFMRHTMAYREVGADGSETVRLDYKPVVQTRYQPMERKY